The following proteins are co-located in the Megalobrama amblycephala isolate DHTTF-2021 linkage group LG12, ASM1881202v1, whole genome shotgun sequence genome:
- the LOC125280019 gene encoding proline rich transmembrane protein 1B has product MDTATPPNFPDDPRRFHQRPPDSSAKREPSILPSVPAYDSVSILTTGPTNDTDSIQTGHPVTDGDSIQTAHPAYDTDSNQTAHMAYETDSNRTLNPAFDTDSTHTLHPAYTLDRVTMEGVPGPPGGDGPATSISMNPPPYSPPDPKTAGLMFPSPMMHYPNHPVITCQPGANPPAFYQPSFLPPSTYPSYTIYMNGPPLGEEQPALPKDYLVESLLVTIFCCLMSGLVAVMYSYETRAALTRGDIREAEKTSQKARLLVMFSLMFGIFVFVGWIIYVVIVLCA; this is encoded by the exons ATGGACACAG CCACTCCTCCGAACTTCCCCGATGATCCAAGACGGTTTCATCAAAGGCCTCCTGATTCATCTGCAAAGAGAGAGCCCTCGATCTTACCCAGCGTTCCAGCATACGACTCGGTCAGCATCCTTACCACCGGCCCAACAAACGACACGGACAGCATCCAGACGGGCCACCCGGTGACCGACGGTGACAGCATCCAAACGGCCCATCCCGCGTACGACACGGACAGCAACCAAACGGCCCATATGGCATACGAGACAGACAGCAACCGGACGCTGAACCCAGCATTCGACACGGACAGCACACACACCCTCCACCCTGCGTACACGCTGGACAGGGTGACCATGGAGGGAGTCCCGGGGCCTCCTGGAGGTGACGGTCCAGCCACCAGCATCTCAATGAATCCACCACCATACAGCCCACCAGATCCTAAAACAGCCGGCCTCATGTTCCCGTCACCGATGATGCATTACCCCAACCACCCCGTCATCACCTGTCAACCTGGAGCCAATCCGCCGGCTTTCTACCAGCCCTCCTTCCTCCCGCCGTCCACCTACCCATCCTACACTATA TACATGAACGGGCCGCCACTGGGAGAGGAGCAGCCGGCCTTACCGAAAGACTATCTGGTCGAGTCTCTGCTGGTGACCATCTTCTGCTGTCTCATGAGCGGCCTCGTCGCAGTCATGTACTCGTATGAA ACGCGAGCAGCGTTGACCAGGGGTGATATCCGTGAAGCTGAGAAAACATCCCAGAAGGCTCGTCTGCTTGTCATGTTCAGTTTGATGTTCGGCATATTTGTTTTTGTGGGCTGGATTATTTATGTAGTGATAGTGCTCTGTGCATAG